A window of Waddliaceae bacterium genomic DNA:
TCCTATCCTATCGAGAACGTTTGCGTCCTTGATTTCTACGCCTTTGTCGCTTTTGAATATTTTCAGTGCTATACCGGAGACCTTGGCATTTTTTGCGAAGGCGCCTTTAAGGTGTGCTTTGGCGTCATCCATAGGACGAGAAAATATTTTGCCTCGATTAGTATAGTCTCCTGTAGACCACAGTCCCATATGTTTTCTCCTTGATATGCGGCGTAGCCGCATTTCAGTGTTTTTTATAGCGGATAGTTATAGCGGATAGCGGATAGAACCCCAAAAGCCTATTCCTAACTTCTTTTATACTCTACGCGCTACGCTATTCCTATACGCTACTCATTATATCTATTGATTTGACGTTAACATATGTAAATAAAAAATCCAAACATTATACCTGTACAAAAATGGTATGAAGTCGCACACTGGTTATGGTTATAATATAAAAAACAACAAAGACAGGAGTATATCATGACAAAAAAAGCTTTGATAACGGGAATCACCGGGCAGGACGGAGCATATCTTGCTAAATTTCTTCTTGATAAGGGTTATATCGTCCATGGTATCAAGCGGCGTTCGTCACTAATCAACACCGACCGTATCGACCATCTGTATGAAGAGATACAGACTGCCGAGACGTTCATCCTACACCATGGTGATATGACCGACTCTACGAGTCTTATACGTATCATCCAGGAAGTCCAGCCTGACGAGATCTACAACCTCGCTGCACAGAGCCATGTTGCCGTATCTTTCGAAGCGCCAGAATACACGGCGAATTCCGATGCCATAGGGGTTCTGCGTATCCTCGATGCCATCAGAATTCTTAAGATGGAAAAGAAAGTTAAATTTTATCAAGCATCGACGTCGGAGCTTTATGGTCTTGTCCAAGAGTCTCCACAAAGTGAGACGACGCCCTTCTATCCGCGCTCTCCTTATGGTGTAGCCAAGCTTTATGGGTATTGGATAACGGTAAACTACCGCGAAGCCTATGGAATATACGCCTGTAATGGCATCCTCTTCAACCACGAGTCCCCTCTTCGTGGAGAGACATTTGTAACCAGAAAGATAACGCGCGCTGTCGCTGCTATAGCTTATGACATGCAAGAGTGTCTTTATGTTGGGAATCTCGACGCGAAACGCGACTGGGGTCATGCCCGCGACTATATCGAAGCTATGTGGCTTATGCTGCAGCAAGACACTCCTGAGGACTATGTCATCGCCACTGGCGAGCAGCATTCCGTTAGGGAATTCATAGAAAGATCTTTCGATTATGTCGGCATTGACATAGCATGGCATGGTGAAGGCGTTGAAGAGTATGGCGTTGCCACCGTCCGTGACGATGCTTCTCATTATTACAATGGCAAGACTGTTGTTAAGGTCGACGCCCGCTATTTCAGGCCTACGGAAGTTGAGACTCTTCTCGGCGATCCTACTAAGGCGAAGAAAAACCTAGGATGGGTAGCAAAGACATCGTTCGAAGAGCTCGTCAATGAGATGATGGAATCAGACCTCGAAGGAATGGCTCCTCTTATTATGGACTACGACGACGACGAAGAAGAAGAGATCATCAACGAGAAGGTCCCTACCGATGTCACATAATATCATTCCACATGATGCCAAGATATACGTAGCAGGTCATCGTGGTCTTGTAGGGTCATCGATTGTTCGCCGTCTTGAAAAAGAGGGCTATACTAACATCGTAGTACGCACTCATGATGACCTCGATCTCACCGATCAGCGTGCTGTTAAAGCTTTCTTCGAAGATGAGAAGCCTGAAAACGTCTTCCTTTGTGCCGCTAAGGTTGGTGGTATCTTAGCCAACGACACATACCCTGCGGAGTTCATCTATGAGAACCTTGCTATACAGCAAAACATCATACACGAATCGTGGCGTTGTGGCGTGCAGCGTCTGATATTCCTTGGATCTTCGTGTATATATCCTCGCGGATGCCCACAGCCTATGAAAGAGGAATGTCTTCTTACTGGTACTCTTGAGAAGACAAACCGTCCATATGCCATCGCCAAGATTGCTGGCATTGAGATGTGCTGGGCGTATAATAGGCAATACAGCACGAAATTTTTGGCTGCCATGCCAACGAATCTCTATGGCCTTAACGATTCTTATCACCCTGAGAATTCTCACGTACTTCCTGCATTACTTCGAAGGTTCCATGAAGCCAAAGAGTCTGGATCTCCTTCCGTGACGTGTTGGGGAACTGGGGCGGTACGAAGGGAATTCCTTTATAGCGACGACGTTGCCGATGCTTTGTTTATGCTTTTCAGCCTCGATGATGATGCTTATGATGCTATTGTCGGTTCTGAAGAAGTCCCTCCTCTTATCAATATCGGCTGTGGCGAAGATATGACGATAAAAGAACTCGCCGAAGCGATCGCCGATGCTGTCGACTATCGTGGTGAGATCTTATGGGATACTAGTCGTCCTGATGGAACGCCGCAGAAGCTCCTCGACATCACGAAGATCAAGTCGTTGGGATGGTCTTCGACGACATCGTTGAAGGAAGGTCTTAAGAAAAGTTATGCTGACATGATCAAAAAAATATAGCGTTCATTATAATGATCTTTACACTAAAACTTTTCGGTTCTATTTTTGTTACTATCACTGTCGTTTTTTTCATGTGGCGCTGGTTATTAATAAGAAAATTTCGAAGAAATTCCGTAACAATATTGGCGATAAAACATAACTGCGGAAGACTTTGTAACCAGCTATGGAATTTTACGAATTTATACAGCTACTGTCTCGAGAAAAAATATAGGTTCTACAATCCAAGTTTTCACCAATACGCTCATTATTTCCCAAGACTTCAATATAATGTCGGCATATCGCCTGCAAATGCAAAAAAAAATAAGCTCTTTTATGTTAAAAAATTACATTACTACTATTGGAAAATTTTAAGGCATTTATTTCTAAAAACAAAAAAAAATATTCGCATAGAAGTTAAAAGAAGCGACAATCGCGTTCCTCTTCCTCCCACGCCGTCGAACATATTTGATAACAAATATCAATATCAATATCAATATCAATACTTTATCGACAAAAAAGAATATTCTGAAGCCGATGATTTGTTTTTCTCAGATTTAAAACCGGGACTATACACTCTTCACGGCTGGAAATTTTATAATCCTATAGGAATAGATAAATTTCGCCAAGAACTTCTCGCTCTTTTCAAACCGCGCTCCGACATCATCACTACAATAGATGCTTTTTGGGAAGACATCGAAAAGGAGAAGTTAGTCATAGGAGTTCATATTCGACATACTGATTATAAAGAGTTTGAAAATGGGGCGCGTTTTATCTCTATAGCACAATATAGAGAATATATGGGAACGCTGGCAAAACGCTATAATCATTACAATCCCCTGTTCATTATATATAGCGACGAGCACAGAAATAATAGTGAATTTCCGGGAATGCGTTGTAAAATCTCCAAGGGTAATATGATTGAAGATTTATATTCTATGGCAAAATGTGATCTTATTATCGGCCCACGAAGCACCTACAGCAAATGGGCAGCGTGGTATGGTGATGCCATACTATATATTCTCAATGACAAAAATATAGATTTCGAATTCATCGACAACGATGTTAAAGACAAAATGAACGATAAAAATAACACGTATAACGATTCTATTTGTCGACAACAAAAATACAGCGCTGCTGATAAACTTCTTGAAGAGGGATTCTAATGTCACGGCCACGTATTGCTTTTCTGGGGCGTCAGCCGCATGAGAACGTGTAAATCAGCAGATGAATTGCTAAAATATTGTGTTAGTTCGCAATCATGGATATTATTGCCAGCATTCTCGTAGGATTCTATAGTCTTCGATGATGTTGATGATGACACGCGAGAAATCTTCTTCGCTCCACTGTGATAGAATCTTTTTTCCTAGCGCCTTTTTCTTTTCGACGACTTTTTTGTCTTTTTGTATCGTTATGAGGTGTTCTGCGAGGCTTTTTGGGTCTTGGAGATCCATAAGAAAAGCAGCATCGCCGACCTGATCTTTAAGTCCTTCGAGGTCGGAATAACAAACTGGGCATCCGTATAGGAAGGCTTCTAGTGGTGGTATGTTTGTGGGTCCGAAATATGTCGGCATTACCAGTGAAAGCGACTGCTTATACAGCGATGGCATTTCTTCATTATCGACAAAGCCGAGATAGTGTATCTGCTCGGCGATGCCAAGTTCTTCGGCTTTCTGCAAGATATCTTTTAGGTTTCCTTTATCTGATCCCGTGAATATAGCGTCGATTTTTATATCGTGGTTTTCTTTAAGGGCCTTAAGAGCTTTAAGTATATATATATGATTTTTATGTGCCCAGAACTGCGCAGGATAGAAAATGTAATCGTTGGCAATGGAGTATTTTTTCTTGATATCGATGTCAACAGCAACGCTTTTCCCTTCTGCCGCCGGCAGAAAAGGCAATACATGTATGCGTTTATCATCGATACCATAGCGTCTGATAATATTGTCTTTGCTGAGGGGTGCATCGACGGTTATCGCCGCAGCTTTTTTCAGTCCTGTGGTGTATAGTTTTTCTCTTCTTTCGAACTCGTCATTTTTTCTTATTTCCGGGAATTCGTTATAATCTCTATGGCACAGGTCCCATACTGTCATGACGTATGGCAATGTTTTGAAATCTAGCACTTGCATTGATGGTGCGAAAAAATATACGAGATCTATGTCGAAGACCTTCATCAAGATCTTTTCTATAGAATGTTTTGGCAGTGGCATTCTTTTTACTATGCTTGACAGTAGGTGTTTTTTTGAAGGGTGTTTTTTATCTTTAGGCATCGAGAGCGTCTCTCTTATGCATAAGACCTCTATACCTTCTTTTTTATATGCTTCTGCGACGTCGTGATAAAAGGCGAAGAATATGTAGTTGACGTTGTCCGGCTGGTATTTTTTCAGTGCCCGTATTGCTCTACAGCAGTACTGGAACCCCCCTCCTGAGGTAGGTTTAGCGTCGACAAAAAAAGCTATGTTTATACCAGCTCTTGGTGTTATTTTTTTACTATCCATACAACATTCCAGCTTTCAAAATTTGGTTGTTTATCATCCATCCATACTTTTGTTTCTACGACATCGAATCCTATCTTATCGCATATCATTGAGAGTTCTGTGTCGAATAGGTATCTCATGGTGTGAAGTTCTTTTTTTCTTGTCACTTCATGTGAGCTTTTATCTTCTATAAAAACGTCGAAATTTACATCTACGACATTGCGTTCGGGGTACATTACTGGCTCTGACAGCCTTGTAACTTTGATGTCATCGTTTTCAAGTCTTTTTATCTTCGTGGCGGGTTTATCGCTGAGGACGGCAGGCCCATACCAGAAGTCGAAGACGAAGACTCCCCCGTCTTTAAGGTGGTTATATACGCCTTCAAAAGCTTTTATTAGGGCTTCATTGGTAGTTTGGTATGACATGACGTGGAACAACGAGACGATGGTATCGTATTTTTCATCGAGTTTCATCGCTGTGACGTCGGCCTTGCTAAAGGTGACATTATCTGATTTTGACTGTTTCCGTGCTATAGCCAGCATATCTTCGCTAAGGTCTATGCCATGGACGGCGTAGCCCATATCGGCAAAAATTTCTGCATGTTTTCCTGTACCACATCCTACGTCCAGCATTGTATTAGCCGTGGCGTTGTATTTTTTTATAAGACTGTCGACGAACTTTGCTTCTGCTTTATAATCTTTATCGTTATATAGCAGGTCGTAGTATCCTGCGTATAGATCTCCAAATTGACTCATACAAACACCACCTTATGTAATGATTCGCTAACTTTCGCCATCTGTTCTTCTGTGATGGCCATACCGCTGGGGATATATAATCCTTTTTCGTAGAGATTTTCTGCTATAGGGTGTTGTTCTTCTACGAACATTCCCATGTTCTTAAAGACTGGCTGTTTATGCATGGGGCAGAAAAATGGCCTTGTCCCTATGGTATATTCCTTCAGGGCCATCATTATATCTTCTGCTGTTTTATTACACTCTTCTTTTATCAAGATCCCGAAGACCCAGTAGATATTATTAGAGTAGTCGGTTTTCTCCAGTGGTAGTTGTATGGCATCGATATCGCTCAGCAGGTCTGTATACATCTTCCCTATGTAGCGTTTTTTCTCTACGAATTCTTCGATTCTTTCTAGCTGTGCCACGCCGAGGGCGGCTTGGATGTTCGACATCCTGAAATTGTATCCTAGTTCTTCGTGGACGAATCTTTTCTTGCCTTGGAAGCATAGGTTTTTTAGGCTTTTACATCTTTCGTGGAGCTCATCGTCGTCGCATAGGACCATCCCTCCTTCGCCAGTGGTGATATGTTTGTTGGGGTAGAAGCTAAAAATGCTGATATCGCCGAAGGATCCGCATTTTTTGTTCTTATATTCTTGCCCAATCATTTCTGCGGCGTCTTCGATGATTTTAAGGTCGTATTTCTTTGCCAATGCCATAATGGGGTCTATGTCGACGGGAAGACCGTAGATATGTACGATCATTATCGCTTTAGTCTTTGGTGTTATCTTCGCCTCGATATCTGCGGCGTTCATATTCCATGTTGTGGCGTCGCTGTCGACGAGGACAGGCGTTACGCCATGCCTTACGAGGGCTTGTGCACAGGAGATTATTGTGAATGTTGGCATTATCACTTCGTCGCCATCGTGAAGTTTCAGTGCTGCTACGGCGAGCTCTAGCGCTGCTGATCCATTAGTAACAGCGACGGCATGTTTTCTTCCTACATACTGTGCCATACCTTCTTCGAATCTCTTCACGAAGGGACCTTCTGAGCTTATCCATCCGGTGTCGATGCATTCTGACAGGTATTTTTTTTCGTTGCCGTCAAGTAACGGCTCGTTAACTGGTATCATTGGTTTATCTCTATGTTTTCTTTTTTGACGGGCTCGAACCTTTCCTTGTCTCTTTCTCCGGCGTATGGTCCTTGTTTTATCTCTATAATCTCGCTTTCTTCTATCATCTCGAAGCCATGGCCGCCGTGAGCTAATAAGACGACATCGCCCTTGTTGAGGATCCTACTTTCTAGGTAGTTTCTATCGTCGTCGTAATAGTCTACACGGACTTTACCGCTACGGATGAGAAGGACTTCTTGTGTCAAAGAGACGTTTCTTTCCACGTGGTTATGAACGTGGGGGTCTATAACGTAATCTTTCTCGCGTTTCATATATGCTAGCTGCTGTGAGAAATCGTCGGGGGTAAAGAATTTTATTCCTTCGGAGTCATAGTTTGCCCTTATTATTATCGACAGCACGATGTCATTATGTCGTATTTCTTCTATCATTTTATGCGTATCTCTCATTATATCGTTTTACAGCTTTGTTATATTCTTCGACGAAGTTTTTGTCGTTCTCGACCTTATTGATAAAGTCGCTGATATCTTCTGCGGAGCGTAGTATAGGAAAGCCAATATTTGTGTAGTCGTAGAAAAATTCTTTTCTCTTGACGAGGCTTACCGAGGCGATAATCTTTCCTTGTTGTGCAGAGGTCAGTAGTGTCTGTGAATGATCTCCGAAGATTATATCCGATGTTTTCATTTCTTCTTTTATCGTCGTAGGAGCCATGGAGACTTCTCCATCTTTTATGAAATTCTCTCCTTCTTTTTTTGCACCGTCAGAGACGACGAAGTTCGGCAAGGCTATCTCTTTGGCATATTCAATAATTCGATCTATAGAACGAACACCTTGATGGTTTGGGTGCAGCCACAATGGATGCGGTCTATATACGAACTGTATATGTGGATTTTTCCGTGCTGCTTCGACGAAAGCCATAAAGGCAAGGTCTTCGTCGGAGCGGTTCTTAAGCGCCGTCCAGTCCCCTGTCCCGCTCGACAAAAAGACGGCCTTTTTCAGCGGACGGCTTACATGTTCTACCGGTAGTAGGGGCATCTTCCTAAAGCCTTCCCATTTTTCATGTTTTAGTCCGTGCCTTTCAAAGATGCCTTTCGACAGATCATCCCACACGAAATATCTGTCGGCCCATATCCTATATTTCAGATACACGCTAGGGTAGTAGCTTGGCAAGAAACCATCTTGAAGGTATGCCATAGTATTACCGAGGAATAGTGTCATGTATCCATATATATCGTTATCTTCATGTATCGGCGCGATGATGTCATAGACATTGTA
This region includes:
- the gmd gene encoding GDP-mannose 4,6-dehydratase, which gives rise to MTKKALITGITGQDGAYLAKFLLDKGYIVHGIKRRSSLINTDRIDHLYEEIQTAETFILHHGDMTDSTSLIRIIQEVQPDEIYNLAAQSHVAVSFEAPEYTANSDAIGVLRILDAIRILKMEKKVKFYQASTSELYGLVQESPQSETTPFYPRSPYGVAKLYGYWITVNYREAYGIYACNGILFNHESPLRGETFVTRKITRAVAAIAYDMQECLYVGNLDAKRDWGHARDYIEAMWLMLQQDTPEDYVIATGEQHSVREFIERSFDYVGIDIAWHGEGVEEYGVATVRDDASHYYNGKTVVKVDARYFRPTEVETLLGDPTKAKKNLGWVAKTSFEELVNEMMESDLEGMAPLIMDYDDDEEEEIINEKVPTDVT
- a CDS encoding GDP-L-fucose synthase produces the protein MSHNIIPHDAKIYVAGHRGLVGSSIVRRLEKEGYTNIVVRTHDDLDLTDQRAVKAFFEDEKPENVFLCAAKVGGILANDTYPAEFIYENLAIQQNIIHESWRCGVQRLIFLGSSCIYPRGCPQPMKEECLLTGTLEKTNRPYAIAKIAGIEMCWAYNRQYSTKFLAAMPTNLYGLNDSYHPENSHVLPALLRRFHEAKESGSPSVTCWGTGAVRREFLYSDDVADALFMLFSLDDDAYDAIVGSEEVPPLINIGCGEDMTIKELAEAIADAVDYRGEILWDTSRPDGTPQKLLDITKIKSLGWSSTTSLKEGLKKSYADMIKKI
- a CDS encoding glycosyltransferase family 4 protein, which translates into the protein MDSKKITPRAGINIAFFVDAKPTSGGGFQYCCRAIRALKKYQPDNVNYIFFAFYHDVAEAYKKEGIEVLCIRETLSMPKDKKHPSKKHLLSSIVKRMPLPKHSIEKILMKVFDIDLVYFFAPSMQVLDFKTLPYVMTVWDLCHRDYNEFPEIRKNDEFERREKLYTTGLKKAAAITVDAPLSKDNIIRRYGIDDKRIHVLPFLPAAEGKSVAVDIDIKKKYSIANDYIFYPAQFWAHKNHIYILKALKALKENHDIKIDAIFTGSDKGNLKDILQKAEELGIAEQIHYLGFVDNEEMPSLYKQSLSLVMPTYFGPTNIPPLEAFLYGCPVCYSDLEGLKDQVGDAAFLMDLQDPKSLAEHLITIQKDKKVVEKKKALGKKILSQWSEEDFSRVIINIIEDYRILRECWQ
- a CDS encoding class I SAM-dependent methyltransferase — translated: MSQFGDLYAGYYDLLYNDKDYKAEAKFVDSLIKKYNATANTMLDVGCGTGKHAEIFADMGYAVHGIDLSEDMLAIARKQSKSDNVTFSKADVTAMKLDEKYDTIVSLFHVMSYQTTNEALIKAFEGVYNHLKDGGVFVFDFWYGPAVLSDKPATKIKRLENDDIKVTRLSEPVMYPERNVVDVNFDVFIEDKSSHEVTRKKELHTMRYLFDTELSMICDKIGFDVVETKVWMDDKQPNFESWNVVWIVKK
- a CDS encoding DegT/DnrJ/EryC1/StrS family aminotransferase: MIPVNEPLLDGNEKKYLSECIDTGWISSEGPFVKRFEEGMAQYVGRKHAVAVTNGSAALELAVAALKLHDGDEVIMPTFTIISCAQALVRHGVTPVLVDSDATTWNMNAADIEAKITPKTKAIMIVHIYGLPVDIDPIMALAKKYDLKIIEDAAEMIGQEYKNKKCGSFGDISIFSFYPNKHITTGEGGMVLCDDDELHERCKSLKNLCFQGKKRFVHEELGYNFRMSNIQAALGVAQLERIEEFVEKKRYIGKMYTDLLSDIDAIQLPLEKTDYSNNIYWVFGILIKEECNKTAEDIMMALKEYTIGTRPFFCPMHKQPVFKNMGMFVEEQHPIAENLYEKGLYIPSGMAITEEQMAKVSESLHKVVFV